DNA from Fibrobacter sp. UWB5:
ATTACCTCGAGTTCTTCGGGTACGACCGCGATTGCCCCGCGTGCTGTACGCCACGATTCTCCGGCATCCGCCCGCAAGGGCTACCGCGACCTCAAGGGCCGTAGCTTTGACAAGCAAATCCCGTACCGGGTGATGTTCTAGTTCTGCTAGAAAATGTTTGCTTGCAAGGTGAAACTTTTTAGTGTATTTTTGATTTGTGGTGTATGGGTAAAGCGAGGAAAAATGAATTTCGGGATTGGCAAGGCGTCTGTCGTAACGACTGCGGCAATACTTACTTTGGTTTGTTCGGCTTTTGCGGCCGATTGGTACGCGAAGGAGACGCGCTGGGCAGGGCATGACCCGGACATCATCCGTTACGAGGACGGCTATGCGCTCGCGACGACGGACAACCACATGCTGATGCAGTTTTCCGAGGATGCGCTGAACTGGAAGAACGGCGATCCCGCCATGCCGGAATTTTCGAAGTGGCTTTACAAGTACGCGCCGAATATGATTGACATCTGGGCGCCGGACATTCATTACATTGGCGGGGAATACCGCATGTACTATTGCGGTTCCGAGATGGGCATCCGTTCATCGGGCATGGGGTTCATGGCGAGCAAGGAAATCGACCCGACCAAGCCCGGCTACGGCTGGACGGACATGGGCGAGGTGATTCACACGGTCAAGAGCGATGCCTACAACGCGATTGACGCGGCGGTGCTGAAGGACAACGATGGCAAGGTCTGGATGGCGTTCGGTTCGTGGGGCACGGGTATCCACATTCTGGAACTGAACGAAGAAACAGGCAAAGTGAAAGACGGTGCGAAGATGATCAACATCGCGAACCGCGGCGGTTCGGGCATCGAGGGCGCAAGCCTCATCGAGCACGACGGCTACTACTACCTGTTTACGGCGTGGGATAACTGCTGCAAGAAGGGCGCTGACCTCGAGAATAATTCCTACAAGACGACGGTGGGGCGCTCCAACCGCATTGACGGCGGGTATGTGGACCGCAGCGGCAAGGCGCTCCTGAATGGCGGCGGCACGATTCTGTTGAGCCGATACGGACGCTACTACGGGCCTGCGGGCGGCGAGGCGTTCCAGGACGTGAACCGCCAGCGTTTTGTAAACCATTACTACGACAAGAATGACGGCGGAAATTCCTACATACAAGTTCGCGACATCGTCTATACCGATGACGGTTGGCCGGAACTCGGGCAACCGTTCCTCGGGCGTTACCTGAGCGCCGAAGCGGAACAAGGCGCTTTGACTCATGTGGATATTTCAAGCAGCTCGATGGCCTCGAACGGAGAATTCTGCGCCTATATCAATTACGAAGACAGCAAGATTCGTTTGCCGATGATTATCCCGCAGGCGGGCGACTACCTGATTCGCTACCGCTATGACAATAACTGGACCGAAGACGGCGCGAACGGCAGTTCCCACTTTGTGAGCATCAACGGCAAGAACCAGGAAGTGGATCTGCCGCTGACAGGCGCGTGGAGCGCGTTCCCCGAGAAGTCGGTGGTGTACATTCCCGCGAAACTTAAGCGCGGTTCGAATTTTATCGAGATTACGAAGGGCAAGCATTATGCGGAACTTGACAGGCTTGATTTCTTGCGCATCATTCGCGATACGATTCCGGCGAACGGCTTCGATAACGGTATCCGCGTGCGACTCACCGAGAAAGATGAGTTCGCCATCAAGGATGGCGGCTATGCAATTTTCGAGAACGTGATTACGGATTCCATTGCGGGCCCGGGCGTGCTTGTGCAGGTGAAGAACGGCGCAGGCGGCATACTGAACATCCGCAAGGATAGCAAGAAGG
Protein-coding regions in this window:
- a CDS encoding family 43 glycosylhydrolase, translated to MNFGIGKASVVTTAAILTLVCSAFAADWYAKETRWAGHDPDIIRYEDGYALATTDNHMLMQFSEDALNWKNGDPAMPEFSKWLYKYAPNMIDIWAPDIHYIGGEYRMYYCGSEMGIRSSGMGFMASKEIDPTKPGYGWTDMGEVIHTVKSDAYNAIDAAVLKDNDGKVWMAFGSWGTGIHILELNEETGKVKDGAKMINIANRGGSGIEGASLIEHDGYYYLFTAWDNCCKKGADLENNSYKTTVGRSNRIDGGYVDRSGKALLNGGGTILLSRYGRYYGPAGGEAFQDVNRQRFVNHYYDKNDGGNSYIQVRDIVYTDDGWPELGQPFLGRYLSAEAEQGALTHVDISSSSMASNGEFCAYINYEDSKIRLPMIIPQAGDYLIRYRYDNNWTEDGANGSSHFVSINGKNQEVDLPLTGAWSAFPEKSVVYIPAKLKRGSNFIEITKGKHYAELDRLDFLRIIRDTIPANGFDNGIRVRLTEKDEFAIKDGGYAIFENVITDSIAGPGVLVQVKNGAGGILNIRKDSKKGDVISKCELPSAGDASKWIDVRCSNLPELKGVQDFYLTAEGLGGETLLGNIKFDEGLKDSTTAIRRIAPRNNMQLPAQNKKYRDLKGRRYNKQIPYRVMF